One stretch of Streptomyces peucetius DNA includes these proteins:
- a CDS encoding class I SAM-dependent methyltransferase, with translation MSADSSQPGGFTPEASANWLAGAGGLRNTVRQELVARQLEEQITSRYPVGQRLRVLDVGMGQGTQALRLARAGHTVTGLESDAVMLKAAREALAGEPAGIRERVRLVEGDGRDTGVHFLPGSFDVVLCHGVLMYVEEPDALLAGLARMLAPGGLLSLLVRNGDALAMRPAAAGDWKSALSAFDTETYTNRLGLRVRADRLEALTATLAGIAAPLHAWYGVRIFTDHVGNDVELPAADELQQVLALEERAGRTDPYRGVAALLHLCGVRRI, from the coding sequence CTGAGCGCCGACTCTTCGCAGCCTGGCGGCTTCACTCCGGAGGCGTCCGCGAACTGGCTCGCCGGTGCGGGCGGACTGCGCAACACCGTCCGTCAGGAACTCGTCGCCCGTCAGCTCGAGGAGCAGATCACCTCGCGCTACCCCGTCGGGCAGCGGCTGCGGGTGCTCGACGTCGGCATGGGCCAGGGCACGCAGGCCCTGCGGCTGGCGCGCGCCGGGCACACGGTCACCGGCCTGGAGTCCGACGCCGTGATGCTGAAGGCCGCACGTGAGGCACTGGCGGGTGAGCCGGCCGGTATCCGCGAGCGGGTCCGGCTGGTGGAGGGCGACGGCCGGGACACCGGTGTGCACTTCCTGCCGGGCAGCTTCGACGTGGTGCTCTGCCACGGCGTGCTCATGTATGTCGAGGAGCCGGACGCCCTGCTCGCCGGCCTGGCGAGGATGCTCGCGCCCGGCGGGCTGCTGTCGCTGCTCGTACGCAACGGGGACGCGCTGGCCATGCGGCCCGCGGCCGCCGGGGACTGGAAGTCGGCGCTGAGCGCCTTCGACACGGAGACCTACACCAACCGGCTCGGGCTGCGGGTGCGGGCCGACCGGCTCGAGGCGCTGACGGCGACCCTCGCGGGGATCGCCGCGCCGCTGCACGCCTGGTACGGGGTACGGATCTTCACGGACCACGTCGGCAACGATGTCGAGCTCCCCGCCGCCGACGAGCTGCAGCAGGTCCTGGCGCTGGAGGAACGTGCCGGCCGCACGGACCCGTACCGCGGCGTGGCCGCATTGCTGCATCTGTGCGGAGTGCGGCGGATCTGA
- a CDS encoding S1C family serine protease — MDVSPRPGLRALRLLLPTTAGLCVLALAGGCSPGSVPVSAPSAQAAARAAAPAAASELEDDYQEVIENVLPSVVQIEAGQSLGSGIVYDDKGHIVTNAHVVGDGRRFKVTVATGEQPLTATLVSTFPEQDLAVVRLDSVPPGLKAARFGDSSEVAVGQIVLAMGSPLGLSSSVTQGIVSAVGRTVSESSDGGGTGATLGNMVQTSAAINPGNSGGALVNLNSEIIGIPTLAASDPGLEGSPAPGIGFAIPASMVRTVADQIIKYGEVRDSGRAALGITGRTVLDDNYRPSGVAVVSVVRGGAAEKAGLRAGDIITRVGDTEITTITSLAEALASRRPGEKVPVTIERAGTERTVQVTLGEI, encoded by the coding sequence ATGGACGTATCCCCCCGCCCTGGCCTGCGGGCGCTCCGGCTGCTCCTGCCCACGACCGCCGGGCTGTGCGTGCTCGCCCTGGCGGGCGGCTGCTCTCCGGGCTCCGTACCGGTGTCCGCCCCTTCCGCCCAGGCCGCGGCCCGCGCCGCGGCCCCGGCCGCGGCGAGCGAACTCGAGGACGACTACCAGGAGGTCATCGAGAACGTCCTGCCCTCCGTCGTCCAGATCGAGGCCGGCCAGAGTCTGGGCTCCGGCATCGTCTACGACGACAAGGGACACATCGTCACCAACGCGCACGTCGTGGGCGACGGCAGACGGTTCAAGGTCACCGTCGCCACGGGCGAGCAGCCGCTGACCGCGACGCTGGTCTCCACCTTCCCCGAGCAGGACCTCGCCGTAGTCAGGCTCGACTCGGTCCCCCCGGGTCTCAAGGCGGCACGCTTCGGCGACTCCTCGGAGGTCGCGGTCGGCCAGATCGTCCTCGCCATGGGCTCGCCGCTCGGCCTCTCCAGCAGCGTCACCCAGGGCATCGTCTCCGCCGTCGGACGCACGGTCAGCGAGAGCAGCGACGGCGGCGGCACCGGCGCGACCCTCGGCAACATGGTGCAGACCTCGGCGGCGATCAATCCCGGCAACAGCGGGGGCGCGCTCGTCAATCTGAACAGCGAGATCATCGGCATCCCGACGCTCGCCGCGTCCGATCCCGGTCTCGAGGGCAGCCCCGCGCCGGGCATCGGCTTCGCGATCCCCGCATCGATGGTGCGGACGGTGGCCGACCAGATCATCAAGTACGGCGAGGTGCGCGACTCGGGCCGGGCCGCCCTGGGCATCACGGGCCGGACCGTGCTCGACGACAACTACCGCCCGTCCGGTGTGGCGGTGGTCTCCGTGGTGAGAGGCGGGGCCGCGGAGAAGGCGGGCCTGCGGGCGGGCGACATCATCACGCGGGTCGGCGACACGGAGATCACCACGATCACGTCCCTGGCGGAGGCACTGGCGTCGAGACGACCGGGCGAGAAGGTACCCGTGACGATCGAACGGGCGGGAACGGAACGGACGGTGCAGGTCACGCTAGGCGAGATCTGA
- a CDS encoding bifunctional adenosylcobinamide kinase/adenosylcobinamide-phosphate guanylyltransferase: protein MELTLLGTGAPAGLPRPDCPCAVCATARGPEARAATALLVDGALLLDLTPGAALAAARAGHSLVGVRQVLLTHPHDGPPLDLPAGLPTAGRVPDGRELTLISGHRVRALPMDHPGTGYEVTSPDGDRLLYLPPGAAPAGLAEGLAAYEMVVADVVGRPDAIARLRASGAIGATTDVIAVHLDHDAPGGPELTRRLAAAGARAVPDGTTLIVGEYHAVPDVPRRTLVTGGARSGKSLEAERRLDAFQDVLYVATGGGRNGDPEWAARVAAHRERRPGSWRTAETCDLVPVLAEDGPPVLIDCLSLWLTDAMDKAGAWDDERWAAEGERVLRERVGALLAAVRATPRTVVAVTNEVGSGVVPATASGRRFRDELGRLNSAFAAECEHVLLVVAGQALVLRG from the coding sequence GTGGAACTGACTCTGCTCGGCACCGGCGCCCCCGCCGGTCTCCCCCGGCCCGACTGCCCCTGCGCCGTGTGCGCCACCGCACGCGGGCCCGAGGCGCGTGCCGCGACCGCGTTGCTCGTGGACGGCGCGCTGCTCCTCGATCTGACTCCGGGTGCCGCGCTGGCTGCGGCTCGCGCGGGGCATTCGCTCGTGGGCGTACGGCAGGTGCTGCTGACGCATCCTCACGACGGGCCGCCCCTGGACCTGCCGGCCGGGCTGCCGACGGCGGGGAGGGTGCCGGACGGGCGGGAGTTGACGCTGATCAGCGGGCACCGGGTGCGGGCCCTGCCGATGGACCATCCGGGCACGGGGTACGAGGTGACGTCCCCGGACGGCGACCGGCTGCTGTATCTGCCGCCGGGCGCGGCCCCGGCCGGGCTCGCGGAGGGGCTGGCCGCGTACGAGATGGTCGTGGCGGACGTCGTCGGCCGACCGGACGCGATCGCCCGGCTGCGGGCGTCTGGCGCGATCGGGGCGACGACGGACGTGATCGCCGTGCATCTCGACCACGACGCCCCCGGCGGCCCCGAGCTGACCCGCCGTCTGGCGGCGGCGGGCGCCCGCGCCGTGCCGGACGGGACGACGCTGATCGTCGGCGAGTACCACGCGGTGCCGGACGTGCCCCGGCGGACCCTGGTGACGGGCGGGGCACGTTCGGGCAAGTCGCTGGAGGCGGAGCGGCGGCTGGACGCGTTCCAGGACGTGCTGTACGTCGCGACGGGCGGCGGCCGGAACGGCGACCCCGAGTGGGCCGCCAGGGTCGCGGCGCACCGTGAGCGCCGGCCCGGGTCGTGGCGTACGGCGGAGACGTGCGATCTGGTGCCGGTGCTGGCGGAGGACGGGCCTCCGGTCCTCATCGACTGTCTGTCGCTGTGGCTGACGGACGCGATGGACAAGGCGGGCGCCTGGGACGACGAGCGGTGGGCCGCCGAGGGCGAGCGGGTGCTGCGCGAGCGGGTCGGCGCGCTTCTCGCGGCGGTACGGGCGACGCCCCGCACGGTCGTGGCGGTGACGAACGAGGTGGGCTCCGGGGTGGTCCCGGCCACCGCCTCCGGGCGGCGCTTCCGAGACGAGCTGGGCCGGCTGAACTCGGCGTTCGCCGCAGAGTGCGAGCACGTGCTGCTGGTGGTCGCGGGCCAGGCCCTCGTACTGCGCGGCTGA
- the cobT gene encoding nicotinate-nucleotide--dimethylbenzimidazole phosphoribosyltransferase — protein MSRLNLDDFSDLIERPDSGTRRDAEERRERLAVPPGALGRLDELGEWLAAAQATVPVKAVEQPRVLLFAGDHGAARLGVSARESGSAHRLVRDVLEGVSPVAVLARRAGVPVRVVDAGLDCDPALLPEEVSRHRVRRGSGRIDIEDALTAAEAEQAVRLGMAIADEEADSGTDLVVLGDLSVGGTTPAATLIAALCGTDASVVTGRGGAGIDDLAWMRKCAAIRDALRRARPVLGDQLELLATVGGADLAAMTGFLLQSAVRRMPVILDGVVSAACALVGQRAAFRSPDWWIAGHMSGEPAQAKALDRMALHPVLDHGVTVGEGVGALLALPLVQAAAALAAELPERPAPAEAEPEREPEGTPAKAEPEMPPGGAGPEAR, from the coding sequence ATGAGCAGGCTGAATCTCGACGACTTCTCCGATCTGATCGAGCGCCCGGACAGCGGCACGCGGCGCGACGCCGAGGAACGCCGGGAGCGGCTGGCCGTGCCGCCGGGGGCGCTGGGCCGTCTCGACGAGCTGGGCGAGTGGCTCGCCGCCGCGCAGGCGACGGTGCCGGTCAAGGCGGTCGAGCAGCCACGCGTGCTGCTGTTCGCCGGTGACCACGGCGCTGCCCGACTGGGCGTGTCCGCACGGGAGTCGGGCAGCGCCCACCGGCTGGTGCGCGACGTGCTGGAGGGCGTCAGCCCGGTGGCCGTCCTGGCCCGCAGGGCGGGCGTGCCGGTCCGCGTCGTCGACGCCGGCCTGGACTGCGACCCGGCGCTGCTGCCCGAGGAGGTGTCGCGGCACCGGGTGCGGCGCGGCAGCGGCCGTATCGACATCGAGGACGCGCTCACCGCCGCGGAGGCGGAGCAGGCCGTACGCCTCGGCATGGCGATCGCCGACGAGGAGGCCGACTCGGGGACCGACCTCGTCGTTCTCGGCGATCTCAGCGTCGGTGGTACGACTCCGGCGGCGACGCTGATCGCGGCGCTGTGCGGCACGGATGCCTCTGTGGTGACCGGGCGCGGCGGCGCCGGCATCGACGACCTGGCCTGGATGCGCAAGTGCGCGGCGATCAGGGACGCGCTGCGGCGGGCCCGGCCGGTGCTGGGTGACCAGCTTGAGCTGCTGGCGACGGTGGGCGGTGCGGATCTGGCGGCGATGACCGGGTTCCTGCTGCAGAGCGCGGTGCGCCGGATGCCGGTGATCCTGGACGGCGTGGTGTCGGCGGCGTGCGCGCTGGTCGGGCAGCGGGCGGCGTTCCGGTCGCCGGACTGGTGGATCGCGGGGCACATGAGCGGTGAGCCGGCGCAGGCGAAGGCGCTGGACCGGATGGCGCTCCACCCGGTGCTCGATCATGGTGTGACGGTCGGCGAGGGCGTAGGCGCCCTGTTGGCGCTGCCGCTGGTGCAGGCGGCGGCGGCCCTGGCGGCGGAGCTGCCGGAGCGACCCGCGCCGGCGGAGGCGGAACCCGAGAGGGAACCCGAGGGGACACCGGCGAAGGCGGAGCCCGAGATGCCCCCCGGGGGTGCGGGGCCCGAGGCGCGGTGA
- a CDS encoding phosphatidylglycerol lysyltransferase domain-containing protein has product MGEVRTSGEGAVTRRSTDLSRRGAACAIWYLRIVTFINFLSAVWVTLGQDLRRHNQDNYFTPYLLTAGFASGLFTLFLAVTMRRRKRAAWILNAVLCGLFLLLFAFALVLPEIRQHAQNWVSFVLTAAFMAALLLGRREFYAKGDRSNPKLATGVAVGGLLATSLLATWFVTLTNTSPQSSTFLERWRYAAMRLVSVAVDDDRFPTITTPGWVDVVINIMATLLLLGVLYAAFRSRRAVDPITEDDEARLRALLDKHGERDSLGYFALRREKSVVWSPTGKAAVAYRVVGGVSLASGDPIGDPEAWPGAIEPWLAEAREHGWTPAVMGAGEEAGTVYARHGMDALELGDEAIVETAEFTLEGRAMRSVRQAYNRVRRAGYEVRIRRHEEIPADEMRELLRHADEWRDGETERGFSMALGRLGDPADGRCVMLECTDGEGELRALLSFVPWGPKGLSLDLMRRDRDADNGLTEFMVIELLQRAKEIRITQVSLNFAMFRSVFERGSKLGAGPVLRLWRSLLGFFSRWWQIESLYRANAKYRPIWEPRFMLFEKSADLLRIGLAAGRAEGFLEAPGLPRWMHRRHLESRR; this is encoded by the coding sequence ATGGGAGAAGTCCGTACGTCCGGCGAGGGCGCCGTCACGCGCCGCAGCACCGACCTCTCACGGCGCGGCGCGGCATGCGCGATCTGGTACCTGCGGATCGTGACCTTCATCAACTTCCTGAGCGCCGTCTGGGTCACGCTCGGGCAGGACCTGCGACGCCACAACCAGGACAACTACTTCACGCCTTACCTCCTCACCGCCGGTTTCGCGTCGGGCCTCTTCACGCTCTTCCTCGCCGTCACCATGCGCCGCCGCAAGCGTGCGGCGTGGATTCTGAACGCGGTGCTCTGCGGGCTGTTCCTGCTGCTCTTCGCGTTCGCCCTGGTCCTCCCCGAGATCCGGCAGCACGCACAGAACTGGGTCTCCTTCGTGCTGACGGCGGCCTTCATGGCCGCCCTGCTGCTGGGCAGACGCGAGTTCTACGCCAAGGGCGACCGGTCCAACCCGAAGCTGGCGACCGGTGTCGCCGTCGGCGGACTGCTCGCCACCTCGCTGCTCGCGACGTGGTTCGTCACCCTCACCAACACCTCGCCCCAGAGCTCCACGTTCCTCGAGCGCTGGCGCTACGCCGCGATGCGGCTGGTCTCCGTCGCCGTCGACGACGACCGCTTCCCCACCATCACGACCCCCGGCTGGGTGGACGTCGTGATCAACATCATGGCGACGCTGCTGCTGCTCGGCGTGCTGTACGCGGCGTTCCGCTCGCGGCGGGCCGTCGACCCGATCACCGAGGACGACGAGGCAAGACTGCGGGCCCTGCTGGACAAGCACGGCGAGCGGGACTCGCTCGGTTACTTCGCGCTGCGCCGCGAGAAGAGCGTCGTGTGGTCCCCGACGGGCAAGGCGGCCGTGGCCTACCGCGTGGTCGGCGGCGTCTCGCTCGCGTCCGGCGACCCGATCGGCGACCCGGAGGCCTGGCCGGGCGCGATCGAGCCGTGGCTGGCCGAGGCCCGTGAGCACGGCTGGACCCCGGCGGTCATGGGAGCCGGCGAGGAGGCGGGGACCGTGTACGCGCGGCACGGCATGGACGCCCTGGAACTGGGCGACGAGGCGATCGTGGAGACCGCGGAGTTCACCCTGGAGGGGCGGGCGATGCGGAGCGTGCGCCAGGCGTACAACCGGGTCAGGCGCGCCGGTTACGAGGTGCGCATCCGCCGCCACGAGGAGATCCCGGCCGACGAGATGCGGGAGCTGCTGCGGCACGCCGACGAGTGGCGGGACGGCGAGACGGAACGCGGCTTCTCCATGGCCCTCGGACGGCTCGGCGACCCGGCGGACGGCCGCTGCGTGATGCTCGAGTGCACGGACGGCGAGGGCGAGTTGCGCGCGCTGCTCAGCTTCGTGCCGTGGGGGCCCAAGGGGCTCTCCCTGGACCTGATGCGGCGTGACCGGGACGCCGACAACGGGCTGACCGAGTTCATGGTCATCGAGCTCCTGCAGCGCGCGAAGGAGATCCGTATCACTCAGGTATCGCTGAACTTCGCGATGTTCAGATCGGTCTTCGAACGTGGCTCGAAGCTCGGCGCGGGACCGGTACTGCGGCTGTGGCGCTCACTGCTCGGCTTCTTCTCCCGCTGGTGGCAGATCGAGTCGCTGTACCGCGCCAACGCGAAGTACCGACCGATCTGGGAGCCACGATTCATGCTCTTCGAGAAGAGCGCCGATCTGCTGAGGATCGGCCTCGCCGCCGGCCGGGCCGAAGGTTTCCTGGAGGCCCCCGGTCTGCCCCGCTGGATGCACCGACGGCATCTGGAGAGCCGGCGTTGA
- a CDS encoding adenosylcobinamide-GDP ribazoletransferase, whose amino-acid sequence MTPPTTDPAFAQGMRFAFGTLTVLPVRVTRWDRGAARAGMVCAPLAGLVVGLFAAASGGLLTLLGAGPLLAATATAAVPAVLTRGLHLDGLADTADGLGSGRPADDALRIMKQSDIGPFGVITLLFVLLGQVAALAELYAQGWALGAAAAALSAVTARLALTLACRPAVPAARPEGLGAAVAGAVPVGTGLAVTALVIACAAAAGTPFGPYAALHHALAAVAGLSAAHLLLRHCVRRFGGVTGDVFGALAETAATVTLVALVLG is encoded by the coding sequence ATGACTCCTCCGACCACGGACCCGGCCTTCGCGCAGGGCATGCGTTTCGCCTTCGGGACCCTGACCGTCCTCCCCGTCCGGGTCACCCGCTGGGACCGCGGTGCCGCTCGTGCCGGGATGGTCTGCGCGCCGCTCGCGGGGCTGGTCGTCGGGCTGTTCGCGGCCGCGTCCGGGGGGCTGCTGACCCTGCTGGGCGCGGGACCGCTGCTCGCCGCCACGGCCACGGCCGCCGTGCCGGCCGTCCTGACCAGGGGCCTGCACCTGGACGGGCTCGCCGACACCGCCGACGGCCTCGGCAGCGGCAGACCCGCCGACGACGCGCTGCGGATCATGAAGCAGTCCGACATCGGGCCGTTCGGCGTCATCACGCTGCTGTTCGTCCTGCTCGGCCAGGTGGCGGCCCTCGCGGAGCTGTACGCGCAGGGCTGGGCGCTCGGCGCGGCGGCCGCGGCGCTCTCCGCCGTCACCGCCCGGCTCGCGCTCACTCTCGCCTGCCGCCCCGCCGTCCCGGCGGCCCGCCCCGAGGGCCTCGGCGCGGCGGTCGCCGGAGCCGTCCCCGTAGGCACCGGACTGGCCGTGACCGCCCTGGTCATCGCCTGCGCGGCGGCCGCGGGCACGCCCTTCGGGCCGTACGCCGCACTCCACCACGCCCTCGCGGCGGTGGCCGGCCTGTCGGCCGCCCACCTCCTGCTCCGCCACTGCGTGCGGCGCTTCGGCGGGGTGACGGGCGACGTGTTCGGGGCGCTCGCGGAGACGGCCGCGACGGTGACGCTGGTGGCGCTGGTGCTGGGCTGA
- a CDS encoding leucyl aminopeptidase: protein MTALTLSTAGAATLRADALVVGVAKGAKGPVVAPGAEAVDKAFDGKLASVLETLGAGGGEGEITKLPAPSGIKAAVVLAVGLGSAPGDDESYGTEALRRAAGAAARALAGSKKAAFALPIESVEDAEAIAEGALLGAYAFTAYQENGNGSKKPLGEVALLGAKPRDKAFKAGAERAVALAEEINRARDLVNTPPNDLTPEAFAAVATAAGKEHGVKVQVLDEKALAKGGFGGILGVGQGSNNPPRLVKLSYTHSKGAKTLALVGKGITYDSGGISLKPAGHNETMKCDMSGAAAVFAAVVAAARLGLAVNVTGWLALAENMPSGTATRPGDVLRMYSGKTVEVLNTDAEGRLVLADALTKASEDNPDAIVDVATLTGAMVLALGNRTFGIMANDDAFRASIHEIAEEVGEASWPMPLPADLRKGMESPTADIANMGERMGGGLVAGLFLKEFVGEGITWAHLDIAGPAFHEGAPFGYTPKGGTGASIRTLVKLAERTAAGDLG from the coding sequence GTGACTGCTCTCACTCTCAGCACTGCAGGCGCTGCGACGCTGCGCGCCGACGCCCTCGTCGTCGGCGTGGCGAAGGGCGCCAAGGGCCCGGTCGTCGCGCCGGGCGCCGAGGCCGTGGACAAGGCGTTCGACGGCAAGCTCGCCTCCGTTCTGGAGACCCTCGGCGCCGGCGGTGGCGAGGGCGAGATCACCAAGCTCCCGGCGCCCTCGGGCATCAAGGCCGCAGTCGTTCTCGCCGTCGGTCTCGGCTCCGCGCCCGGCGACGACGAGTCGTACGGCACCGAGGCGCTGCGCCGTGCGGCCGGTGCCGCGGCGCGCGCGCTGGCCGGATCGAAGAAGGCCGCCTTCGCGCTGCCCATAGAGTCCGTCGAGGACGCGGAGGCCATCGCCGAGGGCGCGCTGCTCGGCGCGTACGCCTTCACCGCGTACCAGGAGAACGGCAACGGCTCCAAGAAGCCGCTGGGCGAGGTCGCCCTGCTCGGCGCCAAGCCCCGGGACAAGGCGTTCAAGGCCGGCGCGGAGCGCGCCGTCGCGCTCGCCGAGGAGATCAACCGCGCGCGCGACCTGGTCAACACCCCGCCGAACGACCTCACCCCCGAGGCCTTCGCCGCCGTGGCCACCGCCGCCGGCAAGGAGCACGGTGTCAAGGTGCAGGTGCTCGACGAGAAGGCGCTCGCCAAGGGCGGCTTCGGCGGCATCCTCGGCGTCGGCCAGGGCTCGAACAACCCGCCGCGTCTGGTGAAGCTCTCCTACACCCACTCCAAGGGCGCCAAGACCCTCGCACTGGTCGGCAAGGGCATCACGTACGACTCCGGCGGCATCTCCCTGAAGCCGGCCGGCCACAACGAGACGATGAAGTGCGACATGAGCGGTGCTGCCGCCGTGTTCGCCGCCGTCGTCGCCGCCGCCCGTCTCGGCCTCGCGGTCAACGTCACCGGCTGGCTGGCGCTCGCCGAGAACATGCCGTCCGGCACGGCCACCCGCCCGGGTGACGTGCTGCGCATGTACAGCGGCAAGACGGTCGAGGTGCTCAACACGGACGCCGAGGGCCGCCTCGTGCTCGCGGACGCGCTGACGAAGGCGTCGGAGGACAACCCGGACGCGATCGTCGACGTGGCGACGCTCACCGGCGCGATGGTGCTGGCGCTCGGCAACCGTACGTTCGGCATCATGGCGAACGACGACGCCTTCCGTGCCTCGATCCACGAGATCGCCGAGGAGGTCGGCGAGGCCTCCTGGCCGATGCCGCTCCCCGCAGATCTGCGCAAGGGCATGGAGTCGCCGACCGCCGACATCGCGAACATGGGTGAGCGGATGGGCGGCGGCCTGGTGGCCGGCCTGTTCCTGAAGGAGTTCGTCGGCGAGGGCATCACCTGGGCGCACCTCGACATCGCCGGCCCCGCGTTCCACGAGGGTGCGCCGTTCGGCTACACGCCGAAGGGCGGCACGGGCGCGTCGATCCGCACGCTGGTGAAGCTGGCGGAGCGGACGGCCGCCGGCGACCTGGGCTAG
- the lpdA gene encoding dihydrolipoyl dehydrogenase, with amino-acid sequence MANDASTVFDLVILGGGSGGYAAALRGAQLGLDVALIEKNKLGGTCLHNGCIPTKALLHAGEIADQAREADQFGVKTSFEGIDIAGVHKYKDEVVSGLYKGLQGLVASRKVTYIEGEGRLSSPTSVDVNGRRVQGRHVLLATGSVPKSLPGLEIDGNRIISSDHALTLDRVPQSAIILGGGVIGVEFASAWKSFGTEVTIVEGLKHLVPVEDENSSKLLERAFRKRGIKFNLGTFFEKAEYTQDGVRVTLADGKTFEAEVLLVAIGRGPVSQGLGYEEQGVAMDRGYVLVDEYMQTNVPTVSAVGDLVPTLQLAHVGFAEGILVAERLAGLKTVPIDYDGVPKVTYCHPEVASVGITEAKAKEIYGADKVVALKYNLAGNGKSKILKTAGEIKLVQVKDGAVVGVHMVGDRMGEQVGEAQLIYNWEALPAEVAQLIHAHPTQNEALGEAHLALAGKPLHSHD; translated from the coding sequence GTGGCGAACGACGCCAGCACCGTTTTCGACCTAGTGATCCTCGGCGGTGGTAGCGGCGGTTACGCTGCGGCGCTGCGCGGAGCTCAGCTGGGCCTGGACGTCGCACTGATCGAGAAGAACAAGCTGGGCGGCACCTGCCTGCACAACGGTTGCATCCCCACGAAGGCTCTGCTGCACGCCGGCGAAATCGCGGACCAGGCTCGTGAGGCCGACCAGTTCGGTGTCAAGACCTCCTTCGAGGGCATCGACATCGCGGGCGTCCACAAGTACAAGGACGAGGTCGTCTCGGGCCTCTACAAGGGTCTGCAGGGTCTGGTCGCCTCCCGCAAGGTGACCTACATCGAGGGTGAGGGCCGGCTGTCCTCCCCGACCTCCGTCGACGTGAACGGCCGGCGCGTGCAGGGCCGCCACGTCCTCCTGGCGACCGGTTCCGTACCGAAGTCGCTGCCGGGCCTGGAGATCGACGGCAACCGCATCATCTCCTCGGACCACGCTCTGACGCTGGACCGCGTCCCGCAGTCGGCGATCATCCTGGGCGGCGGCGTCATCGGCGTCGAGTTCGCCTCCGCGTGGAAGTCCTTCGGCACCGAGGTCACCATCGTCGAGGGCCTCAAGCACCTCGTCCCGGTCGAGGACGAGAACAGCTCGAAGCTGCTCGAGCGCGCGTTCCGCAAGCGCGGCATCAAGTTCAACCTGGGCACCTTCTTCGAAAAGGCGGAGTACACCCAGGACGGCGTGCGCGTCACCCTCGCCGACGGCAAGACCTTCGAGGCCGAGGTCCTCCTGGTCGCCATCGGCCGCGGCCCGGTCTCCCAGGGCCTCGGCTACGAGGAGCAGGGCGTCGCGATGGACCGCGGCTACGTCCTGGTCGACGAGTACATGCAGACCAACGTGCCCACCGTCTCCGCCGTCGGTGACCTGGTCCCGACCCTCCAGCTCGCGCACGTCGGCTTCGCCGAGGGCATCCTGGTGGCGGAGCGGCTGGCCGGTCTGAAGACCGTCCCGATCGACTACGACGGTGTGCCGAAGGTGACGTACTGCCACCCCGAGGTCGCCTCCGTCGGCATCACCGAGGCCAAGGCCAAGGAGATCTACGGTGCGGACAAGGTCGTCGCCCTGAAGTACAACCTCGCGGGCAACGGCAAGAGCAAGATCCTGAAGACCGCGGGCGAGATCAAGCTCGTCCAGGTCAAGGACGGCGCCGTGGTCGGTGTCCACATGGTCGGTGACCGTATGGGCGAGCAGGTCGGCGAAGCTCAGCTGATCTACAACTGGGAGGCTCTGCCGGCCGAGGTCGCGCAGCTCATCCACGCGCACCCGACGCAGAACGAGGCTCTCGGCGAGGCGCACCTGGCGCTGGCCGGGAAGCCGCTGCACTCCCACGACTAG